In a single window of the Rhizoctonia solani chromosome 16, complete sequence genome:
- a CDS encoding glycoside hydrolase family 35 protein has product MRLSRIAVSTALLAQSLVSAGAVAPRATPLASTGYTDAVQWDKYSLFVHGQRVFVWSGEFHPWRLPVPSLWPDIFQKMKAAGFNTVSIYIHWGTISPSKDVIDMNHYRDVKPIFEAAKAAGIFLIYRPGPYINAETSAGGIPHWVTTEVQGHLRTNASDYAAAWAPYVKAVSEAVKGYQVNEGGPVVAIQIENEYPQPENTGNPGKAGMMADLQAAVRKYGVVVPTTFNDAGMDRNYVSGLGKVDLYGLDSYFNGFDCRNTSHRSPVVENYYDYHLSSNPNTPHFIPEFQSGSLDPWGPDSPGLDSCYNMTGPDYLDVAHKNLWAQNVKMFNAYMLYGGTSWGHLPFHKGYTSYDNGASIRENRRLSTKYTEFKKQGLFLRNAPEFYKTDIVGNSTSGAVAVSDPAAFVTELRNPDTKAGFYIARQTYSPSTANLVFKLTVKASSNSIPVQITLAGRQSKVIVADFAFGSSRALYSTAAIFFAGKLNGRDVLFLHGDTGVEHSAAVKLSGTPKIGGNRIVTASTEPSGYTVLTFKPTTEGLTAISSESTGPLVLFATSRTIGTFWQPTINTGKGNYWQFDTNSTLLVGGPYLVRSADIKGNTVALTGDLEKDTTVSIYGAPKGSKVSWNGKSVSVSASSIVDGLVEGKVTISKGQVNVPTLSNWKYSDSLPEIAPNYDDSKWIVANHTTTNSPYKPYYGDGRILYGCDYGYCEGPVFWRGHFNATGAEKSVNLSINGGEAFAASVWLNGKFVKTTYGKSTYPAYIWPIIDPAIEETDEVFTFPKGALVAGKNMITVLQDNTGLNETNDWNGDTSKSPRGIRGFQLPDGGKFGEWKVQGKLGGYTNFPDKTRGVFNEGGLYGERAGWHLPGFNAQSWTSRALNQGLPSGKAGVGFFRTEFNLNIPSGKDVHMSFVVGGPKGPYRAVLFVNGWTMGKVASELGPQYKFPVHEGILNYQGKNTVAFALWVLEDQPVKPTLSLAVDGVYDGGVGKIELTNPGWTSRGTVV; this is encoded by the exons ATGAGACTCTCTCGGATTGCTGTATCGACAGCCCTTCTGGCCCAGTCGCTAGTTTCTGCTGGGGCAGTTGCACCCCGTGCTACTCCTCTCGCCTCAACTGGCTACACTGACGCTGTTCAGTGGGACAAGTATAGCCTATTTGTCCATGGCCAGCGGGTTTTTGTTTG GTCTGGCGAATTTCATCCATGGCGGTTGCCC GTTCCTTCGCTATGGCCAGATATTTTTCAAAAAATGAAAGCAGCCGGGTTCAATACGGTCAGCATCTATATCCATTG GGGGACAATAAGCCCTTCTAAAGACGTTATCGACATGAATCATTACCGTGATGTCAAACCCATTTTCGAGGCTGCCAAGGCCGCGGGAATATTCTTGATTTATCGTCCAGG GCCGTATATCAATGCCGAGACGTCCGCTGGAGGCATTCCCCACTGGGTGACTACGGAAGTCCAAGGTCATTTACGTACCAACGCCAGTGATTATGCAGCAGCTTGGGCTCCCTATGTGAAGGCCGTCAGTGAAGCTGTAAAGGGATATCAGGTGAATGAGGGTGGTCCCGTCGTGGCAATTCAGATAGAGAACGAATACCCACAACCTGAAAATACTG GGAACCCTGGAAAGGCAGGAATGATGGCAGATTTACAAGCTGCCGTACGCAAGTACGGTGTTGTTGTGCCGACGACTTTCAATGATGC CGGGATGGACCGCAACTACGTTAGTGGCCTCGGAAAG GTGGATCTATATGGACTTG ATTCATACTTTAATGGTTTTGATTGTCGCAATACCTCTCATCGGTCTCCTGTCGTTGAGAACTATTATGACTACCATTTATCATCCAATCCTAACA CCCCGCACTTCATTCCGGAGTTCCAGAGCGGATCACTTGATCCATG GGGGCCCGAC TCGCCTGGCCTCGATTCATGCTATAACATGACTGGGCCCGACTACTTG GATGTTGCCCACAAGAATCTATGGGCCCAAAATGTCAAG ATGTTCAACGCATACATGTTGTATGGAGGTACCAGCTGGGGTCATCTCCCATTCCACAAAGGTTAT ACGAGTTATGAT AACGGTGCTTCCATTCGTGAGAACCGAAGGCTATCCACAAAGTATACCGAGTTCAAGAAGCAGG GACTTTTCCTCCGCAATGCTCCTGAGTTTTACAAGACCGATATTGTAGGTAATAGCACTAGTGGTGCCGTGGCTGTCAGCGATCCTGCCGCCTTTGTAACCGAGCTGCGTAACCCTGACACCAAGGCTGGCTTTTACATTGCCCGTCAAACATATTCCCCATCCAC CGCAAATCTTGTGTTCAAACTCACCGTTAAAGCATCTTCAAACTCGATTCCCGTTCAAATTACCCTGGCAGGACGTCAGTCCAAGGTAATCGTAGCAGACTTTGCATTTGGCTCTTCCCGCGCGTTGTACTCCACTGCTGCTATTTTCTTCGCCGGTAAACTCAATGGGCGCGATGTTCTATTCTTGCACGGAGACACCGGGGTTGAACACTCTGCCGCTGTTAAACTCTCAGGTACTCCCAAAATCGGAGGCAATAGGATCGTTACCGCCAGCACCGAGCCTTCTGGATATACCGTGCTCACGTTTAAGCCTACTACCGAGGGGCTGACAGCTATATCATCCGAGTCGACGGGCCCGCTCGTCTTGTTTGCGACTTCTAGGACGATTGGAACGTTCTGGCAACCCACTATCAACACAGGCAAGGGCAACTACTGGCAATTTGATACTAATAGCACCTTGCTCGTTGGAGGACCTTACCTCGTTCGCTCGGCGGATATCAAGGGCAACACTGTTGCTCTGACTGGTGACCTTGAGAAAGATACCACTGTGTCTATTTATGGTGCTCCCAAGGGCTCCAAGGTCTCCTGGAACGGCAAGAGCGTATCTGTGTCGGCCTCGAGTATTGTGGATGGGCTCGTTGAGGGCAAGGTCACTATCTCAAAGGGTCAAGTTAACGTTCCCACTCTTTCAAACTGGAAATACTCTGATAG TTTGCCCGAAATCGCTCCCAATTACGACGATTCTAAATGGATCGTTGCAAACCACACGACCACCAACTCGCCCTACAAACCCTACTACGGAGATGGCCGCATTCTCTACGGATGTGACTATGGATA TTGCGAAGGTCCTGTCTTCTGGCGCGGACATTTCAATGCAACCGGGGCCGAAAAGTCTGTGAATCTGAGTATCAATGGCGGAGAAGCATTCGCAGCTTCCGTATGGCTCAACGGCAAATTCGTCAAGACCACATACGGTAAATCGACTTATCCCGCATACATCTGGCCCATTATCGACCCCGCGATCGAGGAGACCGATGAAGTGTTCACGTTCCCCAAGGGCGCGCTCGTTGCTGGAAAGAACATGATCACCGTCTTGCAAGATAAC ACCGGATTGAACGAGACCAACGATTGGAACGGGGACACCTCCAAGTCCCCTCGTGGCATCCGGGGCTTCCAACTGCCGGACGGCGGGAAATTTGGCGAATGGAAAGTCCAAGGGAAACTAGGCGGATACACCAA TTTCCCAGACAAGACCCGCGGAGTGTTCAACGAAGGCGGTCTGTACGGCGAGCGAGCAGGGTGGCACCTCCCAGGATTCAACGCCCAGTCTTGGACCTCGCGCGCTCTCAACCAGGGACTACCCTCTGGGAAAGCCGGCGTCGGCTTCTTCAGGACCGAGTTTAATTTGAACATTCCGTCTGGCAAGGACGTGCATATGAGTTTTGTGGTCGGAGGACCCAAGGGGCCGTACCGTGCTGTGTTGTTCGTCAACGGCTGGACGATGGGAAAGGTCGCTTCGGAGCTCGGGCCGCAGTACAAATTCCCAGTGCATGAGGGTATTTTAAACTATCAGGGTAAAAA TACCGTCGCGTTTGCACTCTGGGTGCTCGAGGACCAACCGGTGAAGCCCACTCTGTCGCTTGCAGTCGACGGAGTGTACGATGGAGGAGTCGGCAAGATCGAGCTCACAAACCCGGGCTGGACTTCGCGCGGAACTGTCGTCTGA
- a CDS encoding Golgi apparatus membrane protein, translating into MAGFRAPYHASLSSSSVLDMDRQAPSSQQTTFPYHTHGHGHGHGHGPSHFSSSPHSAFHSIDSPYPPYATKQSMSDFSTTLGHGDPDPESATIDAVNQHHAPDSGEDPPSGRTATLLARLRRLVPNSFYCRLYLLVVLVESTIDVVIEGIIYLKMKDALDGLEAASSTDKQANDLTIKRLPVYLGIFAFAHVYQFILAMFAVHQRNIMQFVFLGLFNMALLTYSVIQISEIRVKSDVVIKEASQQIVKILTSTIPCVISLAQIVYVGLAWKIYQEFGWKVYKLLGADRLVKKMYAHYLFYECLIKFDGFFWVGFSYLALVLSPGDVEYYLTMAMTPGCFLILLVGHLAARHENKWMMISFFLGCLCALIYFTYKLYRIFSLRELPDYIGVWKSHSIFAAISILFLLITFGSGLLVWNNFGKGLKKQMDKADHAKKQAENMGISGHKRTGTVASSYMMNGTNGPKRNNRMSIE; encoded by the exons ATGGCCGGCTTCAGAGCTCCCTATCACGCTTCCCTCTCCTCCTCGAGTGTCTTGGATATGGACCGACAAGCGCCGAGCAGCCAGCAGACGACATTTCCCTATCACACGCATGGGCATGGACACGGGCATGGGCATGGGCCGTCGCACTTTAGCTCGTCACCGCACTCGGCGTTCCACTCGATCGACTCACCGTACCCACCGTATGCGACAAAGCAGTCCATGTCTGACTTCAGCACGACCCTCGGACACGGCGACCCGGACCCCGAGAGTGCGACGATCGACGCCGTGAACCAACACCATGCGCCTGACTCGGGCGAGGATCCGCCGAGCGGGAGAACAGCCACACTCCTCGCCCGCCTCCGACGACTCGTTCCCAACTCGTTCTACTGTCGATTGTATCTCCTTGTTGTCCTTGTCGAGTCCACCATCGATGTGGTCATCGAGGGCATCATCTACCTCAAGATGAAGGATGCCTTGGACGGCCTCGAGGCGGCCAGCTCGACAGACAAGCAGGCAAACGATCTCACTATCAAGAGGTTGCCGGTCTACCTTGGGATATTTGCCTTTGCCCA CGTCTATCAATTCATTCTTGCCATGTTTGCCGTCCATCAGCGGAATATCATGCAATTTGTTTTTCTGGGTC TCTTCAACATGGCGCTCCTCACCTACTCTGTCATCCAAATATCCGAAATTCGTGTCAAATCCGACGTCGTCATCAAGGAGGCTTCCCAACAAATCGTCAAGATCCTCACTTCTACCATCCCCTGCGTAATTTCACTCGCACAGATAGTTTATGTCGGCCTTGCGTGGAAAATCTATCAGGAATTTGGCTGGAAG GTCTACAAACTTCTTGGCGCGGATAGGCTTGTCAAgaagatgtatgcgcattatCTCTTCTACGAGTGTCTCATCAAATTTGACGGCTTCTTTTGGGTCGGCTTTTCC TATCTGGCCCTAGTTCTCAGTCCTGGAGATGTCGAGTACTACCTCACAATGGCCATGACCCCCGGTTGTTTCTTGATATTGCTCGTTGGCCACCTGGCAGCCCGCCACGAAAACAAATGGATGATGATTAGTTTCTTCTTGGGATGCTTGTGCGCCTTGATTTATTTCACCTACAAG CTTTACCGCATATTCAGCCTACGAGAGTTGCCCGACTACATTGGTGTGTGGAAGAGTCATTCAATTTTTG CGGCGATTTCAATCCTTTTCTTGTTGATTACTTTTGGATCGGGATTGTTGGTGTGGAACAATTTCGGCAAGGGGTTAAAGAAGCAGA TGGACAAGGCAGACCATGCCAAGAAGCAAGCAGAAAACATGGGAATAAGCGGACACAAGCGAACGGGAACCGTTGCGTCCAGTTATATGATGAATGGCACAAACGGGCCAAAACGGAATAACCGCATGAGCATCGAGTAA
- a CDS encoding tetraspannin domain-containing protein yields MPSSQAPHYAWASGHVLLLLCAAVWLPSSLRHPFSTPKTAYSYRLAYLGALTSYGIVCFKALGTPTANLAFLKRAMADENCQYFLLALFWLLTKPISLSLVPYAIFSTFHVLTFVRTTVLPKLAPPKPPAREGERQAKDTPLQKQLHQLVKSQYDPAMNVCAWAELVILVRTIVGFWNGFIAPIAFAHFLRLRFYYSLFSRNAIKGADGHIQGYVNGTPAAKAGYEKFKEVVTRWSGTVLVPAGGAAEPGPAPRR; encoded by the exons ATGCCTTCGTCGCAAGCCCCCCACTACGCATGGGCCTCTGGGCATGTGCTCCTCCTGCTCTGTGCAGCCGTCTGGCTCCCTAGCTCGCTCCGACACCCGTTTTCAACCCCCAAGACGGCCTATAGCTATCGCT TGGCCTATCTCGGAGCACTTACGAGTTATGGGATCGTCTGTTT TAAGGCATTGGGC ACGCCGACCGCCAATTTGGCATTTTTGAAACGAGCGATGGCTGATGAG AACTGCCAATACTTTTTACTTGCCCTGTTTTGGCTCTTGACTAAACCCATTTCTC TGTCCCTTGTCCCCTATGCGATTTTCTCGACGTTCCATGTGTTGACGTTTGTGCGTACGACTGTGTTGCCCAAGCTGGCTCCCCCGAAGCCTCCTGCGCGCGAAGGCGAGAGGCAAGCAAAAGATACGCCGCTTCAGAAACAGTTGCACCAACTTGTTAAAT CTCAATATGATCCCGCGATGAACGTCTGCGCCTGGGCCGAGCTCGTCATTCTTGTCAGGACGATCGTTGGG TTCTGGAACGGGTTTATTGCCCCGATCGCGTTTGCTCACTTCCTCCGATTGCGGTTCTACTACTCGTTGTTCTCGCGTAACGCAATCAAGGGGGCCGACGGACATATCCAAGGATACGTCAACGGGACACCAGCTGCCAAGGCTGGGTACGAGAAGTTCAAGGAGGTTGTGACACGCTGGAGCGGAACGGTCTTGGTCCCAGCTGGAGGTGCTGCCGAGCCTGGTCCTGCGCCTAGGCGTTGA
- a CDS encoding DNA replication licensing factor MCM2/3/5 family pretein: MSSNTQAGLVVAVALVSATIGPAPSIKGEGSDNEESDEEEHDDTNLGEIKAGLMEECKLVLVVRTDLGMTKGKIAAQCGHATLACYKAISAANPALLRHWERFGQPKIALKCDSEEELLLLQATAQSLSLCARSIQDAGRTQIAAGSRTVLGIGPGPLNMAEIPEPNFPDDIMRDRARILQEFLEDTSRPDSTDYIAEIDTMLRLDETRLIVNVDDLRDYNAEHAIGAASLDNRMNTYLHLTLLFWRVKLQYDTEKHDISNKEYHVGFRGSFGDHHVSPRTLRASHIGKMISLEGIVTRCSLVRPKMMRSVHYSEKTSTFYKCDYRDGTTLSSQGPTSTITPLVDPDGNPLQMEVGYSTFRDHQRISVQEMPERAPPGQLPRSVDVIMDDDLVDKCKPGDRVTLVGVYRSIGGGGGAGGFKTLILSNNIVLLSTKSGGGIAQARLTDTDIRNINKLAQKRNIVSLLSSSLAPSIYGHDYIKRAILLLLLGGAEKNLTNGTHIRGDINILMVGDPSTAKSQLLRFVLSTASLAIATTGRGSSGVGLTAAVTTDKETGERRLEAGAMVLADRGVVCIDEFDKMSDVDRVAIHEVMEQQTVTIAKAGIHTSLNARCSVIAAANPIYGQYDVHKDPHRNIALPDSLLSRFDLLFVVTDDVEKTGTERSQTMYSACIAMYHPAMRKEHLGRHCQRFWHNNRALREYDPLIHGGVAPGPSSRSTRSAAKKPEILSIPFVKKYIQYAKAKPAPVLTQGAADWIVQVYASLRNDELEGNNKKTSPLTARTLETLIRLATAHAKARLSSKVEEKDAMAAEEILKFALFKEVLKPERRKRRKLNTGAAGAGAQSDEEEGSDDEMESAPQRMEMPQQQPATTTKGKGDDVNGINGRMEEPSSSAAQESQPRGVALSVDKFRSRLSEVFQERFAEEEAIPMESVLEAINEGLPVDELFGRIEATEIAEIMTAADQIMLSDGVIYKI; this comes from the exons ATGTCCTCTAACACCCAGG CTGGACTTGTAGTGGCTGTTGCACTTGTGTCCGCAACCATCGG CCCCGCCCCTTCGATCAAGGGGGAAGGTTCGGATAACGAAGAATCTGACGAAGAGGAACATGATGACACAAACCTAGGAGAAATCAAAGCCGGGTTAATGGAGGAGTGCAAATTG GTCCTCGTCGTTCGGACAGACCTTGGAATGACCAAGGGAAAGATTGCTGCTCAATGCGG CCATGCGACCTTGGCGTGCTACAAAGCCATATCTGCGGCGAATCCAGCGTTGCTTCGTCATTGGGAGCGATTCGGGCAGCCCAAAATTGCGTTGAAATGCGATTCGGAGGAGGAGCTACTGTTGTTACAAGCAACGGCACAAAGCCTCAGCCTCTGTGCGAGATCTATTCAGGATGC TGGCCGGACCCAAATTGCTGCGGGATCTCGGACCGTATTAGGTATCGGTCCCG GTCCA CTCAATATGGCCGAAATACCAGAGCCCAACTTCCCTGATGATATTATGCGAGATAGAGCTCGTATTCTCCAAGAATTTCTTGAAGATACATCACGACCGGATTCGACAGACTATATTGCCGAGATCGATACTATGCTCAGACTCGATGAAACTCGTCTCATAGTGAATGTCGATGACTTGAGAGACTATAATGCCGAGCATGCTATTGG CGCAGCCTCCTTAGACAACCGCATGAATACATACCTGCATTTGACGCTGCTCTTTTGGAGAGTGAAGTTGCAATACGATACGGAAAAACATGATATATCGAATAAAGAATACCACGTCGGCTTCCGTGGTAGTTTCGGAGACCATCATGTTAGCCCTCGCACCCTCCGTGCTTCCCATATCGGAAAGATGATTAGCTTGGAGGGTATTGTCACTCGAT GCTCACTTGTTCGCCCCAAGATGATGCGTTCGGTGCACTACTCCGAAAAAACGTCCACATTTTATAAATGCGACTACCGTGATGGTACTACTCTCTCTAGCCAGGGGCCTACATCGACCATAACTCCTCTCGTTGACCCCGATGGCAATCCCCTGCAAATGGAAGTTGGTTACAGCACGTTCCGTGATCACCAACGAATCAGCGTACAAGAGATGCCGGAACGCGCGCCACCAGGTCAACTTCCGCGCAGCGTCGATGTAATAATGGACGATGATCTAGTCGACAAATGCAAACCAGGAGACAGGGTTACACTTGTCGGCGTGTACCGCTCAATtggaggaggtggtggtgCTGGAGGATTCAA GACTCTGATCTTATCAAATAATATTGTGCTTCTCTCTACCAAATCAGGAGGTGGAATTGCACAAGCCAGGCTGACTGACACTGACATTCGCAATATCAACAAACTCGCTCAAAAACGCAACATTGTCAGCCTTCTATCCTCATCACTTGCACCGTCTATCTATGGTCATGATTACATCAAGCGTGCAATACTTCTCCTCCTACTCGGTGGTGCTGAGAAAAACCTCACCAACGGAACTCATATCCGTGGTGATATCAACATTCTTATGGTTGGTGACCCTAGTACTGCTAAATCTCAGCTCCTACGTTTTGTGCTGAGTACCGCTTCACTCGCTATTGCTACTACTGGTCGAGGGAGCTCGGGTGTGGGTTTGACAGCTGCGGTCACTACCGATAAAGAGACAGGGGAGAGAAGACTTGAGGCAGGTGCAATGGTGTTGGCCGATCGTGGGGTTGTGTGTATCGACGAATTCGACAAAATGAGCGACGTGGATCGCGTTGCTATCCATGAAGTAATGGAACAACAAACTGTCACAATTGCCAAAGCAGGTATACATACCAGTTTGAACGCTAGGTGCAGTGTCATTGCGGCGGCCAATCCGATTTACGGCCAG TACGATGTCCATAAAGATCCACACAGGAATATTGCGCTACCGGACTCCTTGTTATCTCGTTTTGATTTGCTCTTCGTAGTAACGGACGACGTCGAGAAAACCGGGACCGAAAGATCGCAGACCATGTACTCCGCATGCATCGCTATGTACCACCCGGCCATGAGGAAG GAACACCT CGGCCGCCACTGCCAACGCTTCTGGCACAACAACCGAGCCCTTCGAGAATATGATCCACTAATTCATGGTGGTGTTGCTCCCGGGCCTAGTTCTCGTTCAACTCGCTCGGCTGCCAAGAAACCTGAAATCCTTTCGATCCCTTTCGTAAAGAAATACATTCAATATGCCAAAGCAAAACCAGCTCCGGTGCTCACCCAGGGTGCTGCTGATTGGATTGTCCAAGTATATGCGTCTCTGCGAAATGACGAACTGGAAGGGAATAATAAAAAG ACTTCGCCTTTAACCGCACGTACACTTGAAACGTTGATTCGTCTTGCCACCGCTCATGCAAAGGCCCGACTCTCCTCCAAGGTAGAGGAGAAGGACGCGATGGCTGCCGAAGAAATCCTCAAATTTGCCCTATTCAAAGAAGTGCTCAAACCAGAGCGTCGAAAGCGACGTAAACTCAATACTGGTGCCGCTGGGGCTGGAGCACAAAgcgacgaagaggaagggAGCGACGATGAAATGGAAAGTGCACCGCAGCGGATGGAAATGCCACAGCAACAGCCTGCCACGACTACCAAAGGCAAGGGCGACGATGTCAACGGTATTAATGGGCGCATGGAGGAGCCCTCATCCAGCGCAGCTCAGGAATCACAACCGCGCGGCGTCGCCCTCAGCG TCGATAAATTCCGTAGCCGCCTTTCAGAAGTATTCCAGGAACGGTttgcagaggaagaagccatTCCGATGGAATCAGTTCTCGAGGCCATTAACGAAGGCCTCCCTGTTGACGAACTCTTTGGTCGTATAGAAGCGACCGAAATTGCCGAGATTATGACTGCAGCGGACCAAATCATGTTGAGCGATGGAGTCATTTATAAGATTTGA
- a CDS encoding DEAD/DEAH box helicase translates to MSDSEASSSTSAAGSPPQIETEEAAAAQEQSTTVTGVTLDSTSFASLELSKQTIDGLTAMGMTRMTPVQARTIPPLLAGRDVLGAARTGSGKTLAFLVPSMSCYVVYGKLGTGIIIISPTRELALQISIKAEVEKLQKGVNLLVATPGRLLDHLQNTKGFVFRNLKGLVIDEADRILEIGFEEEMKQIISILPNENRQSMLFSATQTTKVSDLARISLRQTPGPLHINVESESAPSTVIHSVRVMLYALAIEGMYSPSLLFRSDRRAARFLLLFTFLKKNLKKKVVVFFSSCNSVKYHAELLNYIDVPVLDLHGKQKQQKRTNTFFEFCNASQGTLLCTDVAARGLDIPKVDWIVQFDPPDDPRDYIHRVGRTARAGKAGKSLMFLLESELGFLRYLKEARVPLNEFSFPADKIANVQSQLEKLLQKNYYLHRSALDGYRSYLQSYASYSLKKIFDVNKLDLAKVGKAFGFAVPPRVNIAVAGERPGNDEDEDGEKRSKGKREGLLTIRKRRKKAKEVARARNSKQKRVEQLGKKRVEKEVFKKGKERQAQKAAGQQWSR, encoded by the exons ATGTCTGACTCAGAGGCATCTTCAAGTACATCTGCTGCAGGGTCACCCCCACAAATCGAGACCGAAGAGGCAGCAGCTGCACAGGAGCAGTCGACGACCGTAACAGGAGTAACACTCGACTCGACTTCATTCGCTTCTCTTGAATTGTCGAAACAAACAATAGATGGCCTTACCGCCATGGGTATGACACGGATGACACCCGTTCAAGCACGTACAATTCCTCCCTTGCTGGCCGGTCGAGATGTCTTGGGTGCCGCACGCACAGGGAGTGGAAAGACTTTAGCTTTCCTAGTTCCAAGTATGAGCTGTTAT GTTGTTTATGGTAAACTAGGGACGGGCATTATAATCATTTCTCCTACTCGAGAATTGGCCCTTCAGATTTCCAT AAAGGCAGAGGTTGAGAAGCTACAAAAGGGTGTTAATTTGCTGGTTGCGACTCCCGGACGGCTGCTTGATCACCTGCAG AACACAAAAGGATTCGTATTCAGAAATCTTAAAGGTTTGGTCATCGACGAGGCAGACAGAATATTAGAGATTGGATTCGAGGAAGAAATGAAGCAAATTATCAGCATCCTACCTAATG AGAACCGCCAATCAATGCTCTTCTCCGCCACACAAACCACCAAGGTTTCTGACCTCGCCAGAATATCCTTACGCCAGACACCCGGGCcactacatataaatgttgAGAGCGAATCCGCACCAAGCACTGTGATACACTCAGTCAGGGTTATGTTGTATGCCCTAGCGATCGAAGGTATGTACTCTCCTTCCCTCCTGTTTCGTTCTGACCGAAGGGCCGCCAGATTCCTTTTACTGTTTACTTTCCTCAAAAAGAATCTAAAGAAAAAGGTCGTTGTGTTCTTTTCGAGTTGCAACTCGGTCAAGTATCATGCCGAGCTATTGAACTACATTGACGTCCCTGTGCTGGATCTACAT GGCAAGCAAAAACAACAGAAACGCACAAATACCTTTTTCGAATTTTGCAATGCTTCCCAAGGGACATTACTTTGCACAGACGTCGCAGCTCGAGGACTGGACATTCCCAAAGTTGACTGGATTGTCCAGTTCGATCCACCTG ATGATCCACGAGACTACATCCACCGTGTTGGTCGTACCGCGCGGGCAGGAAAAGCGGGAAAGAGCTTGATGTTTTTGTTAGAGAGCGAGCTTGGGTTCTTGAGATATCTCAAGGAAGCAAGGGTTCCTCTGAACGAGTTTAGTTTCCCGGCTGACAAGATCGCCAACGTCCAGTCACAA CTCGAGAAACTCCTCCAAAAGAACTACTATCTCCATCGGTCAGCCCTCGATGGATATAGATCCTACCTTCAATCATACGCCTCCTATTCGCTCAAGAAGATTTTCGATGTGAACAAGTTAGATCTCGCCAAGGTCGGCAAAGCGTTTGGATTCGCCGTCCCGCCCAGGGTAAACATTGCTGTAGCCGGCGAACGGCCCGGGAatgatgaagacgaagatgGCGAAAAGAGGAGCAAGGGGAAGAGAGAAGGGCTACTCACGAtcaggaagaggaggaagaaggcgAAGGAAGTAGCTCGCGCCAGGAATAGCAAGCAAAAGCGAGTTGAGCAACTAGGAAAGAAGCGCGTCGAAAAGGAGGTGTTCAAGAAGGGCAAAGAGAGACAAGCCCAAAAAGCTGCAGGACAACAATGGTCTCGATAG